One Drechmeria coniospora strain ARSEF 6962 chromosome 01, whole genome shotgun sequence genomic region harbors:
- a CDS encoding hypothetical protein (related to art-4 protein), producing the protein MADASEPGSVPTAVQKPIHSLVLDTGPLIKNDPPVSVLLAKAVSLYTIPSVIPEIRDAATRSRVQTTLLPFVTVRSPKAESVKHIQAFSRRTGDLAVLSRPDLEILALGYELECERNGGDWRLRNTPGQKTLNGRPNQASNGAEGVVAETAAVAPTPEISSTESGTRPESKVVSDPRTEESELESNLENLDLNESSEVEDSTDPSATTTALEAVATTVEMSMPVGTDNRPDGDAATETAQSPQLDVSDDSDDDDGWITPSNLKKHQAMDSSTAVPAQCAQSTLQAAVLTSDYAMQNVALRMNLNLITPSFARITQLKNWVLRCHGCFNVTKDMSKQFCPSCGQPTLNRVSCSTDQHGNFKIHLKRNFQWNNRGNVYSVPKPVHGSANGKLAKHVGGGKNGWGQDLILAEDQKEYGRASDSLRRQKTKDIMDQDYLPDILTGARSAGGGKIRVGAGRNVNSKRKH; encoded by the coding sequence ATGGCCGATGCCTCGGAGCCCGGCTccgtgccgacggcggtgcaGAAGCCCATCCAcagcctcgtcctcgacaccgGCCCGCTGATCAAAAACGACCCCCCCGTCAGCGTGCTGCTCGCCAAGGCGGTGTCTCTGTATACCATTCCATCCGTCATCCCCGAGATCCGCGATGCCGCCACGCGCTCTCGAGTCCAGACGACCCTCCTGCCCTTCGTCACCGTTCGCTCGCCCAAAGCCGAGAGTGTAAAGCACATCCAGGCGTTTTCCCGGAGGACGGGTGACCTGGCGGTGCTGAGCCGCCCCGATCTCGAGATCCTGGCTCTAGGCTACGAGCTGGAGTGCGAGCGCAACGGGGGAGATTGGAGGCTGCGAAACACGCCCGGCCAGAAGACGTTGAATGGTCGACCCAACCAAGCTTCGAACGGTGCAGAGGGGGTGGTGGCCGAGACTGCCGCGGTTGCCCCGACGCCCGAGATATCGAGCACGGAATCCGGGACTCGACCTGAATCAAAAGTTGTTTCAGACCCCCGAACGGAAGAGTCGGAGCTCGAGAGCAACCTGGAGAACCTGGACTTGAACGAGTCGAGCGAGGTCGAAGACTCAACCGACCCCTCGGCAACCACGACGGCTTTGGAGGCTGTCGCCACGACAGTGGAAATGTCGATGCCGGTGGGAACCGATAACCGCCCCGACGGAGACGCCGCGACGGAGACGGCCCAATCGCCGCAGCTGGACGTCTCggacgactcggacgacgacgacggatggaTCACTCCGTCCAACCTCAAGAAACACCAGGCCATGGACTCGAGCACTGCCGTTCCCGCCCAGTGTGCGCAGTCGACCCTTCAAGCGGCCGTGCTCACGTCCGACTACGCCATGCAGAACGTGGCCCTGCGCATGAACCTCAACCTCATAACGCCGTCCTTTGCGCGCATCACGCAGCTCAAGAACTGGGTCTTGCGATGCCACGGCTGCTTCAACGTCACAAAGGACATGAGCAAGCAGTTCTGCCCCTCCTGCGGCCAGCCCACCCTCAACCGCGTCAGCTGCTCGACCGACCAGCATGGCAACTTCAAGATCCACCTCAAGCGCAACTTCCAGTGGAACAACCGCGGCAACGTTTACAGCGTGCCCAAGCCTGTCCACGGCAGCGCCAACGGCAAGCTCGCGAAGCATGTGGGTGGTGGCAAGAATGGCTGGGGTCAAGACCtgatcctcgccgaggaccaGAAGGAGTACGGCCGGGCGTCGGACAGCCTGCGCCGGCAGAAGACAAAGGACATCATGGACCAGGACTACCTGCCGGATATCTTGACCGGAGCGCGgtcagccggcggcggcaagatcCGCGTCGGCGCAGGGCGGAATGTGAACTCCAAGCGCAAGCATTAG
- a CDS encoding S-adenosylmethionine decarboxylase, producing MVNLSVPRNYTFSPSDGTPHLTINHDVAADLDSTNAFEGPEKLLEVWFAPSADALPVTAGPDGLKGVPSETWVGMLDMVNCKILSVLESDSVDAYLLSESSMFVFPHKLILKTCGTTTLLLGLQRLLHIAAADAGFPFSNAPSVDDIRAAATPYRVFYSRKNFLFPDQQRGPHRSWKQEVKYLDDMLEGGGSAYMVGKMNGDHWYLYITSPKQTLTPPLTPESEVNGQPTPDDSVMSTGASTPGANHNDETLEILMTDLDPENAKQFYLSHASAVASDRLAAEAGEARREAVDSLSGLATPLDEVDVFDNGGGDDLDAAKLGAIEELTTEGHALGTVVSKNCGLSDVYPASVYPDARVDAYLFSPCGFSANGVIPAPPTAQVDKTNSTHYFTVHVTPEPGFSFASFETNVPSGQTGRTTAEIIEHVVGIFRPGRFSVTLFEAKGPGANPYGMGDGNFKSLAMQRLVDPVRGYKRIDRIVHDFDDYDLVFRFYEREDWSGGKAARVGEVM from the exons ATGGTCAACTTGTCGGTGCCCAGGAACTATACCTTTTCGCCCTCCGACGGTACACCCCATCTCACCATCAATCACgatgtcgccgccgacttGGACTCGACCAACGCCTTTGAAG GCCCCGAGAAGCTTCTCGAAGTCTGGTTCGCCCCGAGCGCCGATGCCCTGCCCGTAACGGCCGGCCCCGACGGCTTGAAGGGCGTCCCTTCGGAGACGTGGGTTGGCATGCTGGACATGGTCAACTGCAAGATCCTCTCGGTTCTCGAGTCCGACTCGGTCGATGCCTACCTCCTTTCCGAATCAAGCATGTTCGTCTTCCCCCACAAGCTCATCCTGAAGACTTGCGGCACCACgacgctcctcctcggcctccagCGCCTGCTCCAcattgccgccgccgatgccggctTCCCCTTCAGCAACGCACCGTCGGTCGACGACATTCGGGCGGCCGCCACTCCCTACCGCGTCTTCTACAGCCGGAAGAACTTTCTGTTCCCCGACCAGCAGCGCGGGCCCCACCGCAGCTGGAAGCAGGAGGTCAAGTACCTCGACGACatgctcgagggcggcggaaGCGCCTACATGGTGGGCAAGATGAACGGAGACCACTGGTATCTCTACATCACCTCACCCAAGCAGACGCTCACGCCTCCCCTGACGCCCGAGTCCGAGGTCAACGGCCAGCCGACTCCGGACGACTCTGTCATGTCCACGGGCGCCAGCACCCCGGGCGCCAACCACAAcgacgagacgctcgagatCCTCATGACGGACCTCGATCCCGAGAACGCCAAGCAATTTTACTTGTCGCACGCGAGTGCGGTCGCCAGCGACAGGCTTGCTGCGGAGGCTGGCGAGGCTCGCCGggaggccgtcgacagccTCAGCGGCCTCGCCACtcccctcgacgaggtggacGTGTTTgacaacggcggcggcgatgacctcgacgccgccaagctcGGCGCCATCGAGGAGCTCACCACCGAGGGTCATGCCCTCGGCACTGTCGTTTCGAAGAACTGCGGCTTGTCCGACGTCTACCCGGCTTCGGTCTACCCCGATGCTCGCGTCGACGCCTACCTCTTCAGCCCTTGCGGCTTCTCCGCGAACGGCGTCATTCCGGCACCGCCCACGGCTCAGGTCGACAAGACCAACTCGACGCACTACTTTACCGTCCACGTCACGCCCGAGCCGGGCTTCTCGTTCGCGTCGTTTGAGACCAACGTGCCTAGCGGGCAGACGGGTCGCACGACGGCGGAAATCATCGAgcatgtcgtcggcatctTCCGCCCGGGCCGCTTCAGCGTGACCCTCTTCGAGGCCAAGGGCCCCGGCGCCAACCCGTACGGCATGGGGGACGGCAACTTTAAGAGCCTCGCCATGCAACGGCTCGTCGATCCCGTCCGGGGCTACAAGCGCATCGACCGCATCGTGCACGATTTTGACGACTACGATCTGGTATTCCGCTTCTATGAGCGCGAGGATTGGTCCGGAGGCAAGGCGGCTCGCGTGGGAGAAGTTATGTGA
- a CDS encoding amino acid transporter, whose protein sequence is MASSRPLEETDVKSIMLTSSDADSEPRRQNTNVAVGEMSEYDEARADVEKQKTVEGTAKFNRLGWKRLTIVLIVEAIALGSLSLPEAFATLGMVAGILCSVGLGLIAIYTSHIVGQVKIKFPEVAHYADAGRLLMGKWGYEIVGVMFVLQLTFLVGSHCLTGTIAFLKLTDNGACSLLFGVASAFILLALAIPPSFAEVAILGYIDCVSISLAIGITIIATGINASRAEGGFAAVDWSAWPRPGVSFADAFIAISNIVFAYSFSMCQFSFMDEMHTPTDYIKSIWSLGIIEIGVYTLTGSLVYAFVGVDVKSPALLSAGPVISKVAFGVGLPVIFISGSINTTVIGRYLHGRMFKDSITRFINTPKGWTTWLAVVSGITLAAFIIAEIIPFFSDLLSISSSLFVSGFTFYLPALMWFKLLMKGSWRSRENLPWSIINGACFLIGITILVCGTYASIADIHHRRRPERCSSPVASSPTPAGAPPPHGASNRPVGAKPAGEDDGDGHRPGIPSACRWLCEFIDGELAHPRASAGGDGTVGRDHGWTTCRAATCTLELQSEQCHGCQEYGSGRSSVNPTNKSVRKTFKTDEASAGGDGTVGREHGWTTCRAPTCTLELQSEQCHGWQEYGSGRSTATDKQVGS, encoded by the exons atggcgtcgtcgagaccGTTGGAGGAGACCGACGTCAAGAGCATCATGCTCACCTCGTCGGACGCCGACAGCGAGCCGAGGAGGCAGAACACgaacgtcgccgtcggcgagatgagcgagtacgacgaggcccgcgccgacgtcgagaagcAGAAGACGGTCGAGGGCACGGCCAAGTTCAACCGCCTCGGCTGGAAGCGCCTCACCATCGTTctcatcgtcgaggccatcgccctcggcagCCTGAGCCTGCCCGAGGCCTTCGCCACGCTCGGCATGGTGGCCGGCATCCTCTgctccgtcggcctcggcctcatcGCCATCTACACGAGCCACATCGTCGGCCAGGTCAAGATCAAGTTCCCCGAGGTGGCCCactacgccgacgccggacgCCTGCTCATGGGCAAGTGGGGATACGAgatcgtcggcgtcatgtTCGTCCTGCAGCTGaccttcctcgtcggctcccaCTGCCTCACGGGCACCATCGCCTTCCTCAAGCTCACGGACAACGGCGCCTGCTCCCTCCTCTTcggcgtcgcctcggccttcatcctcctcgccctcgccatcccGCCCTCGTtcgccgaggtggccatcCTCGGCTACATCGACTGCGTCTCCATctcgctcgccatcggcatcaccatcatcgccACGGGCATCAACGCCTCgcgcgccgagggcggcttcgccgccgtcgactggtCCGCCTGGCCGCGGCCGGGCGTCTCcttcgccgacgccttcaTCGCCATCTCCAACATCGTCTTCGCCTACAGCTTCTCCATGTGCCAGTTCTCCTTCATGGACGAGATGCACACGCCGACCGACTACATCAAGTCCATCTGGTcgctcggcatcatcgagATCGGGGTCTACACCCTCACGGGCAGCCTCGTCTACGCctttgtcggcgtcgacgtcaagtCCCCCGCcctcctctcggccggcccCGTCATCTCCAAGGTGGCCTTTGGCGTCGGCCTGCCCGTCATCTTCATCTCGGGCTCCATCAACACCACCGTCATCGGCCGCTACCTGCACGGCCGCATGTTCAAGGACTCCATCACGCGCTTCATCAACACGCCCAAGGGCTGGACCACgtggctcgccgtcgtctcgggcatcaccctcgccgccttcatcATCGCCGAGATCATCCCCTTCTTCTCGGACCTGctctccatctcgtcgtcgctcttCGTCTCGGGCTTCACCTTTTACCTGCCCGCCCTGATGTGGTTCAAGCTCCTCATGAAGGGCAGCTGGCGTTCGAGGGAGAACCTGCCGTGGAGCATCATCAACGGCGCCTGCTTCCTCATCGGAATCACCATCCTCGTCTGCGGCACCTACGCGAGCATCGCCGACATT CatcaccgacgccggccagAGCGGTGCAGCTCCCCCGTAGCATCatcaccgacgccggccggaGCACCTCCACCGCACGGAGCAAGCAACCGTCCTGTCGGAGCGAAGCCTGccggcgaagacgacggagacggacaCAGGCCAGGGATCCCGTCAGCATGCCGTTGGCTATGCGAattcatcgacggcgagctggcTCACCCGCGAGCGAGCGCGGGAGgtgacggcaccgtcggtaGGGACCATGGTTGGACAACTTGCCGCGCAGCTACGTGCACACTCGAGCTGCAGAGCGAACAGTGCCACGGGTGCCAAGAGTACGGGAGCGGTCGGTCTAGCGTCAACCCGACCAACAAGTCGGTCCGCAAGACGTTCAAAacggacgaggcgagcgcGGGAGgtgacggcaccgtcggtaGGGAGCATGGTTGGACAACTTGCCGCGCACCTACGTGCACGCTCGAGCTGCAGAGCGAACAGTGCCACGGGTGGCAAGAGTACGGGAGCGGTCGGTCTACCGCCACCGACAAACAAGTCGGTTCGTAA
- a CDS encoding H/ACA ribonucleoprotein complex subunit 3 — MHLMYTLDSNGNRLYTLKKVAHGQVTKSAHPARFSPDDKWSRQRVTLKRRFGLLLTQQKEE, encoded by the exons ATGCATCTCATGTACACCCTcgacagcaacggcaaccgCCTGTACACGCTCAAGAAGGTCGCCCACGGACAGGTGACCAAGTCGGCGCACCCGGCGCGCTTCTCTCCCGACGACAAGTGGTCCCGCCAGAGAGTCACGCTGAAGAGGCGGTTTGGCCTGCTGTTGACGCAGCAGA AGGAGGAGTAG